A window of Procambarus clarkii isolate CNS0578487 chromosome 69, FALCON_Pclarkii_2.0, whole genome shotgun sequence contains these coding sequences:
- the Zasp52 gene encoding uncharacterized protein Zasp52 isoform X29, protein MSVMTIKLSKAEGTPWGFRLQGGKDFATPLCIQKVNGGSVAASAGLQAGDAIVSIGGKDALSLRHKEAQEAIVRAGNSFDLVVQRGAPTWKPAVTPLAQVKTTPEGVPVATSTSLAANKQPVRYIGSNHNSVARPFPGFTGSQPAYTHTTTSLKNTLHEASEGSPGTPISGTSSRSTSGSTSPSSCLPVAGTTISLNKENAKNFLKMTLDKENVNTINVHTTAYKNQKSNSNENIFTSQFLNNNGAVGGSGGHQRKYSLASNTSSCSSDADHDSLTRRNNEYVAPVGSSHNTVAVPFAEVNGQQIVNTQYNTPLKLYSDDNIAETLYAQAEVLGKGCLGINFKKYARETVIQTESPTYKLIHGDGEEAQKKARPPPISPFDKEAPPPAPLFSRQKPASKPAPAAPAPPQQGGQSDSPLSGGGPSPTGIRSVRAPQTKVKPEGVPDASLSTKCSECERPIIGVFVRIKNKNLHADCFKCSTCGSSLKNVGYYNINEKLYCDVHAKQAARHNPPGPNLEPIIVKPGAPVPAGAMPACLAKVAPAPAPFKPPVGGVRIMPTSSVLAPGPMPKFAPVPPPKPEPVAQETTSIPAPEPEPEPEPAVEPQPEPEFEPQPEPVVTEPEPVPVSEPVVEAAPAPAPIQSEPEPAPEPAPAPEAEVAPTEPQTEALPTTEEIAQQQELSPQAKPQLETQPVDKSEQTEIEAKPKPETVLETQAVSEPEPEPKNEAISQPELESETAIEREAPAEAEPKATAEPETAEESTSEPEPVAIAEESSPVVVLAGEPVVAPCPPPPVLEVEWRMSPTHDTGWASATVYRSSASIHTLLHKPAPAPVPAPIFAQAPAAPMAAPPPTFTPFKAQAAPAHHKVPFGAPAGSVDVRSHIPKKGPAPVFAPAPAPAPVSSLGGMPKPTPIPDLGGSSLKGVAQTGGQRTAPRRGRGVMNPSTTARIPICADCTRQIRGPFVSALGKTWCPDHFVCSTVSCRRALIDMGFVEEQGSLHCEDCYEKYFAPICGKCDKRVKGDCLNAVGKQFHPECFCCAYCGKVFGSGAFYLEDGLPYCEADWNDLFTTKCVGCGFPIEAGDRWVEALNNNYHSQCFKCSVCKSNLEGKSFYAKNGRPFCKSHAGR, encoded by the exons GGGGGCGCCAACGTGGAAGCCGGCCGTGACGCCCCTGGCCCAAGTGAAGACGACTCCAGAGGGCGTGCCCGtcgccacctccacctccctcgcTGCCAACAAGCAG CCCGTCCGCTACATCGGCTCCAACCATAACAGTGTGGCGCGACCCTTTCCCGGCTTCACGGGCTCCCAACCTGcctacacccacactaccacctctcTAAAGAACACCCTCCACGAGGCGTCGGAAGGGTCCCCTGGTACTCCTATCAGTGGCACCTCCTCCAGAAGCACGTCAGGTAGCACCAGCCCTAGCAGCTGTCTTCCAGTCGCCGGCACCACTATATCTTTAAACAAAGAGAATGCCAAAAATTTTCTGAAGATGACCCTCGATAAAGAAAATGTTAACACCATAAATGTTCACACGACGGCGTACAAAAACCAGAAATCAAACAGTAATGAAAATATTTTCACAAGTCAGTTTCTGAATAACAATGGAGCTGTTGGTGGAAGCGGTGGGCACCAGAGGAAGTATTCTCTAGCCAGTAATACCTCCAGCTGCAGTAGTGACGCCGACCACGACTCCCTCACCAGACGCAATAATGAA TATGTTGCTCCAGTAGGATCGAGTCACAACACTGTTGCTGTTCCATTCGCAGAG GTAAATGGACAGCAGATAGTGAACACTCAATACAACACGCCCTTGAAGTTGTACAGCGACGACAACATCGCCGAGACGCTCTATGCCCAGGCTGAAGTGCTCGGCAAGGGATGTCTCGG CATCAACTTCAAGAAGTATGCGAGGGAGACTGTTATCCAAACAGAATCTCCCACATACAAACTTATCCATGGAGATGGGGAAGAGGCACAGAAGAAGGCTCGCCCCCCACCCATCTCTCCTTTCGACAAGGAGGCCCCGCCCCCTGCCCCGCTCTTCTCCCGACAGAAGCCTGCATCAAAGCCAGCAccggcagcaccagcaccacctcagCAAGGAGGACAGTCAG ACAGCCCCTTGAGTGGTGGCGGGCCGAGCCCCACTGGCATTCGAAGTGTGCGTGCCCCACAGACCAAGGTGAAGCCTGAGGGTGTGCCTGATGCCTCATTAAGCACCAAGTGCTCCGAATGCGAGAGGCCCATTAT CGGCGTCTTCGTGCGCATAAAGAATAAGAACCTGCACGCAGACTGCTTCAAGTGTTCTACATGCGGTTCCTCACTCAAGAATGTGG GCTACTACAACATCAACGAAAAGCTGTACTGCGACGTGCATGCCAAGCAAGCTGCCCGTCACAATCCTCCAGGGCCCAACCTAGAGCCAATCATTGTAAAGCC CGGTGCCCCTGTACCAGCTGGTGCCATGCCTGCCTGCTTGGCCAAGGTGGCTCCTGCCCCTGCT CCCTTCAAGCCTCCTGTGGGTGGTGTGAGAATTATGCCCACGTCCTCCGTCCTCGCCCCAGGACCTATGCCCAAGTTCGCCCCAGTCCCCCCGCCTAAG CCCGAGCCAGTGGCCCAAGAAACCACATCAATACCAgccccagagccagaacctgaacCAGAGCCAGCAGTGGAACCCCAACCCGAGCCTGAATTCGAGCCGCAGCCCGAG CCTGTCGTCACCGAGCCTGAGCCAGTACCAGTTTCTGAACCTGTTGTGGAGGctgcacctgcacctgcaccCATCCAGTCTGAGCCCGAGCCTGCGCCCGAGCCCGCACCTGCGCCCGAG GCCGAGGTCGCTCCCACTGAGCCCCAGACAGAGGCTCTGCCTACAACTGAAGAGATTGCTCAACAGCAGGAATTATCACCACAGGCCAAGCCACAACTTGAAACTCAGCCTGTGGATAAGTCAGAACAAACAGAAATTGAGGCTAAACCAAagccagaaactgtattggaaacCCAGGCTGTATCGGAGCCAGAACCAGAGCCAAAGAATGAGGCTATTTCACAGCCAGAATTGGAATCAGAAACTGCAATAGAGCGTGAAGCCCCAGCTGAAGCTGAACCCAAAGCCACAGCAGAGCCGGAAACTGCAGAGGAATCTACATCAGAACCAGAACCTGTCGCTATTGCCGAGGAGTCTTCGCCAGTGGTGGTCCTGGCAGGGGAGCCTGTTGTGGCCCCATGCCCACCACCCCCCGTGCTTGAGGTAGAGTGGCGCATGTCCCCCACGCATGATACTGGCTGGGCCAGTGCCACAGTCTACCGTAGCTCAGCGTCCATACATACGCTGCTCCACAAA CCAGCGCCGGCCCCTGTTCCTGCCCCCATCTTTGCTCAGGCCCCCGCAGCGCCCATGGCGGCCCCTCCACCCACATTCACACCATTCAAAGCCCAGGCAGCCCCCGCGCACCATAAGGTACCATTTGGTGCCCCTGCTGGAAGCGTGGATGTGCGATCGCACATTCCCAAGAAAG GCCCTGCTCCGGTCTTCGCTCCAGCACCAGCCCCGGCTCCAGTTTCATCTCTGGGTGGAATGCCCAAGCCAACACCAATTCCAGACCTGGGTGGTAGTTCATTGAAGGGTGTTGCCCAGACTGGTGGGCAGAGGACTGCTCCTCGTCGAGGACGTGGTGTGATGAACCCATCTACTACTGCAAGGATACCCATATGTGCCGACTGTACACGTCAGATCAG gggcccatttgtttctgcattAGGCAAGACCTGGTGCCCAGATCACTTCGTCTGCTCCACTGTCAGCTGCCGTAGGGCCCTGATTGACATGGGCTTTGTGGAAGAGCAAGGTTCCCTTCACTGTGAAGACTGTTATGAAAAGTATTTTGCTCCCATCTGTGGAAAATGTGACAAGAGGGTGAAAGGG GATTGTCTTAATGCTGTTGGTAAACAGTTCCATCCGGAATGTTTCTGCTGTGCCTACTGTGGCAAGGTGTTTGGCTCTGGTGCCTTCTATCTGGAAGATGGGTTACCTTACTGTGAAGCTG ATTGGAATGACTTGTTCACGAccaagtgtgtggggtgtggttttcctATCGAGGCTGGTGACCGATGGGTAGAAGCCCTTAATAACAACTATCACAGTCAGTGCTTCAAGTGCTCG
- the Zasp52 gene encoding uncharacterized protein Zasp52 isoform X15, which translates to MSVMTIKLSKAEGTPWGFRLQGGKDFATPLCIQKVNGGSVAASAGLQAGDAIVSIGGKDALSLRHKEAQEAIVRAGNSFDLVVQRGAPTWKPAVTPLAQVKTTPEGVPVATSTSLAANKQPVRYIGSNHNSVARPFPGFTGSQPAYTHTTTSLKNTLHEASEGSPGTPISGTSSRSTSGSTSPSSCLPVAGTTISLNKENAKNFLKMTLDKENVNTINVHTTAYKNQKSNSNENIFTSQFLNNNGAVGGSGGHQRKYSLASNTSSCSSDADHDSLTRRNNEYVAPVGSSHNTVAVPFAEVNGQQIVNTQYNTPLKLYSDDNIAETLYAQAEVLGKGCLGVNFKKNERAYDGKTSDVLRMVQEMDKSPAQENEDSPLSGGGPSPTGIRSVRAPQTKVKPEGVPDASLSTKCSECERPIIGVFVRIKNKNLHADCFKCSTCGSSLKNVGYYNINEKLYCDVHAKQAARHNPPGPNLEPIIVKPGAPVPAGAMPACLAKVAPAPAPEPVAQETTSIPAPEPEPEPEPAVEPQPEPEFEPQPEPVVTEPEPVPVSEPVVEAAPAPAPIQSEPEPAPEPAPAPEAEVAPTEPQTEALPTTEEIAQQQELSPQAKPQLETQPVDKSEQTEIEAKPKPETVLETQAVSEPEPEPKNEAISQPELESETAIEREAPAEAEPKATAEPETAEESTSEPEPVAIAEESSPVVVLAGEPVVAPCPPPPVLEVEWRMSPTHDTGWASATVYRSSASIHTLLHKPAPAPVPAPIFAQAPAAPMAAPPPTFTPFKAQAAPAHHKVPFGAPAGSVDVRSHIPKKGAPFVWPPPKKVDAVEEGPRSPAWAPAGEPVYVPRPKHAAGPPPKRPPLLPTPPPPKDYDTMVIKASPPTQQPAKPAKTLPASASAPVVAPTPAPNPVVTPACTVPSSPGKGKIDPPAFTPIAEPMPSATKCAPTPKLSSTVPASPKPVAAKPAAAKPAASKPVSGFKSVAAPKPNPSQSSNVGFKPVAASGKKTGLAPGAPSRLASAPIPPPVSVPIVNSIPAPAPKPAPGPAAASASAPMPKPAAPKPPAPTGPAPVFAPAPAPAPVSSLGGMPKPTPIPDLGGSSLKGVAQTGGQRTAPRRGRGVMNPSTTARIPICADCTRQIRGPFVSALGKTWCPDHFVCSTVSCRRALIDMGFVEEQGSLHCEDCYEKYFAPICGKCDKRVKGDCLNAVGKQFHPECFCCAYCGKVFGSGAFYLEDGLPYCEADWNDLFTTKCVGCGFPIEAGDRWVEALNNNYHSQCFKCSKCHKNLEGQSFFAKGGKPFCKAHAQRGF; encoded by the exons GGGGGCGCCAACGTGGAAGCCGGCCGTGACGCCCCTGGCCCAAGTGAAGACGACTCCAGAGGGCGTGCCCGtcgccacctccacctccctcgcTGCCAACAAGCAG CCCGTCCGCTACATCGGCTCCAACCATAACAGTGTGGCGCGACCCTTTCCCGGCTTCACGGGCTCCCAACCTGcctacacccacactaccacctctcTAAAGAACACCCTCCACGAGGCGTCGGAAGGGTCCCCTGGTACTCCTATCAGTGGCACCTCCTCCAGAAGCACGTCAGGTAGCACCAGCCCTAGCAGCTGTCTTCCAGTCGCCGGCACCACTATATCTTTAAACAAAGAGAATGCCAAAAATTTTCTGAAGATGACCCTCGATAAAGAAAATGTTAACACCATAAATGTTCACACGACGGCGTACAAAAACCAGAAATCAAACAGTAATGAAAATATTTTCACAAGTCAGTTTCTGAATAACAATGGAGCTGTTGGTGGAAGCGGTGGGCACCAGAGGAAGTATTCTCTAGCCAGTAATACCTCCAGCTGCAGTAGTGACGCCGACCACGACTCCCTCACCAGACGCAATAATGAA TATGTTGCTCCAGTAGGATCGAGTCACAACACTGTTGCTGTTCCATTCGCAGAG GTAAATGGACAGCAGATAGTGAACACTCAATACAACACGCCCTTGAAGTTGTACAGCGACGACAACATCGCCGAGACGCTCTATGCCCAGGCTGAAGTGCTCGGCAAGGGATGTCTCGG AGTCAACTTTAAGAAGAATGAACGAGCTTACGACGGGAAGACTTCAGATGTTCTGCGGATGGTGCAGGAAATGGACAAAAGCCCTGCTCAGGAAAACGAAG ACAGCCCCTTGAGTGGTGGCGGGCCGAGCCCCACTGGCATTCGAAGTGTGCGTGCCCCACAGACCAAGGTGAAGCCTGAGGGTGTGCCTGATGCCTCATTAAGCACCAAGTGCTCCGAATGCGAGAGGCCCATTAT CGGCGTCTTCGTGCGCATAAAGAATAAGAACCTGCACGCAGACTGCTTCAAGTGTTCTACATGCGGTTCCTCACTCAAGAATGTGG GCTACTACAACATCAACGAAAAGCTGTACTGCGACGTGCATGCCAAGCAAGCTGCCCGTCACAATCCTCCAGGGCCCAACCTAGAGCCAATCATTGTAAAGCC CGGTGCCCCTGTACCAGCTGGTGCCATGCCTGCCTGCTTGGCCAAGGTGGCTCCTGCCCCTGCT CCCGAGCCAGTGGCCCAAGAAACCACATCAATACCAgccccagagccagaacctgaacCAGAGCCAGCAGTGGAACCCCAACCCGAGCCTGAATTCGAGCCGCAGCCCGAG CCTGTCGTCACCGAGCCTGAGCCAGTACCAGTTTCTGAACCTGTTGTGGAGGctgcacctgcacctgcaccCATCCAGTCTGAGCCCGAGCCTGCGCCCGAGCCCGCACCTGCGCCCGAG GCCGAGGTCGCTCCCACTGAGCCCCAGACAGAGGCTCTGCCTACAACTGAAGAGATTGCTCAACAGCAGGAATTATCACCACAGGCCAAGCCACAACTTGAAACTCAGCCTGTGGATAAGTCAGAACAAACAGAAATTGAGGCTAAACCAAagccagaaactgtattggaaacCCAGGCTGTATCGGAGCCAGAACCAGAGCCAAAGAATGAGGCTATTTCACAGCCAGAATTGGAATCAGAAACTGCAATAGAGCGTGAAGCCCCAGCTGAAGCTGAACCCAAAGCCACAGCAGAGCCGGAAACTGCAGAGGAATCTACATCAGAACCAGAACCTGTCGCTATTGCCGAGGAGTCTTCGCCAGTGGTGGTCCTGGCAGGGGAGCCTGTTGTGGCCCCATGCCCACCACCCCCCGTGCTTGAGGTAGAGTGGCGCATGTCCCCCACGCATGATACTGGCTGGGCCAGTGCCACAGTCTACCGTAGCTCAGCGTCCATACATACGCTGCTCCACAAA CCAGCGCCGGCCCCTGTTCCTGCCCCCATCTTTGCTCAGGCCCCCGCAGCGCCCATGGCGGCCCCTCCACCCACATTCACACCATTCAAAGCCCAGGCAGCCCCCGCGCACCATAAGGTACCATTTGGTGCCCCTGCTGGAAGCGTGGATGTGCGATCGCACATTCCCAAGAAAG GTGCACCCTTTGTGTGGCCGCCACCAAAGAAGGTGGATGCGGTGGAGGAGGGGCCCCGCTCGCCTGCTTGGGCGCCTGCGGGGGAACCTGTTTATGTGCCCAGACCAAAGCATGCAGCTGGTCCACCCCCAAAGAGGCCTCCCCTCTTGCCGACTCCACCACCTCCAAAAGATTACGATACCATGGTCATAAAGGCTTCCCCTCCCACCCAGCAACCTGCTAAACCTGCCAAAACtctcccagcttctgcttctgctccaGTAGTTGCTCCTACTCCTGCACCAAACCCTGTTGTAACTCCAGCATGCACAGTTCCCTCTTCACCTGGAAAGGGTAAAATAGACCCTCCGGCTTTTACGCCTATCGCTGAGCCAATGCCATCAGCGACCAAGTGTGCCCCTACCCCTAAGCTATCTTCTACTGTGCCTGCTTCCCCTAAGCCTGTTGCTGCTAAACCAGCTGCTGCTAAACCTGCTGCTTCAAAGCCTGTTAGTGGTTTTAAGTCTGTGGCAGCTCCGAAGCCAAATCCATCACAATCATCAAATGTTGGGTTTAAGCCTGTTGCAGCGTCAGGCAAAAAAACTGGTTTGGCCCCAGGAGCTCCCTCAAGACTTGCCTCTGCTCCTATCCCTCCCCCTGTTTCAGTTCCTATTGTTAATTCTATCCCAGCTCCTGCTCCTAAGCCTGCTCCAGGTCCAGCTGCAGCATCCGCATCAGCCCCAATGCCAAAACCTGCAGCCCCCAAGCCCCCCGCTCCCACAGGCCCTGCTCCGGTCTTCGCTCCAGCACCAGCCCCGGCTCCAGTTTCATCTCTGGGTGGAATGCCCAAGCCAACACCAATTCCAGACCTGGGTGGTAGTTCATTGAAGGGTGTTGCCCAGACTGGTGGGCAGAGGACTGCTCCTCGTCGAGGACGTGGTGTGATGAACCCATCTACTACTGCAAGGATACCCATATGTGCCGACTGTACACGTCAGATCAG gggcccatttgtttctgcattAGGCAAGACCTGGTGCCCAGATCACTTCGTCTGCTCCACTGTCAGCTGCCGTAGGGCCCTGATTGACATGGGCTTTGTGGAAGAGCAAGGTTCCCTTCACTGTGAAGACTGTTATGAAAAGTATTTTGCTCCCATCTGTGGAAAATGTGACAAGAGGGTGAAAGGG GATTGTCTTAATGCTGTTGGTAAACAGTTCCATCCGGAATGTTTCTGCTGTGCCTACTGTGGCAAGGTGTTTGGCTCTGGTGCCTTCTATCTGGAAGATGGGTTACCTTACTGTGAAGCTG ATTGGAATGACTTGTTCACGAccaagtgtgtggggtgtggttttcctATCGAGGCTGGTGACCGATGGGTAGAAGCCCTTAATAACAACTATCACAGTCAGTGCTTCAAGTGCTCG
- the Zasp52 gene encoding uncharacterized protein Zasp52 isoform X11, whose protein sequence is MSVMTIKLSKAEGTPWGFRLQGGKDFATPLCIQKVNGGSVAASAGLQAGDAIVSIGGKDALSLRHKEAQEAIVRAGNSFDLVVQRGAPTWKPAVTPLAQVKTTPEGVPVATSTSLAANKQPVRYIGSNHNSVARPFPGFTGSQPAYTHTTTSLKNTLHEASEGSPGTPISGTSSRSTSGSTSPSSCLPVAGTTISLNKENAKNFLKMTLDKENVNTINVHTTAYKNQKSNSNENIFTSQFLNNNGAVGGSGGHQRKYSLASNTSSCSSDADHDSLTRRNNEVNGQQIVNTQYNTPLKLYSDDNIAETLYAQAEVLGKGCLGVNFKKNERAYDGKTSDVLRMVQEMDKSPAQENEDSPLSGGGPSPTGIRSVRAPQTKVKPEGVPDASLSTKCSECERPIIGVFVRIKNKNLHADCFKCSTCGSSLKNVGYYNINEKLYCDVHAKQAARHNPPGPNLEPIIVKPGAPVPAGAMPACLAKVAPAPAPFKPPVGGVRIMPTSSVLAPGPMPKFAPVPPPKPEPVAQETTSIPAPEPEPEPEPAVEPQPEPEFEPQPEPVVTEPEPVPVSEPVVEAAPAPAPIQSEPEPAPEPAPAPEAEVAPTEPQTEALPTTEEIAQQQELSPQAKPQLETQPVDKSEQTEIEAKPKPETVLETQAVSEPEPEPKNEAISQPELESETAIEREAPAEAEPKATAEPETAEESTSEPEPVAIAEESSPVVVLAGEPVVAPCPPPPVLEVEWRMSPTHDTGWASATVYRSSASIHTLLHKPAPAPVPAPIFAQAPAAPMAAPPPTFTPFKAQAAPAHHKVPFGAPAGSVDVRSHIPKKGAPFVWPPPKKVDAVEEGPRSPAWAPAGEPVYVPRPKHAAGPPPKRPPLLPTPPPPKDYDTMVIKASPPTQQPAKPAKTLPASASAPVVAPTPAPNPVVTPACTVPSSPGKGKIDPPAFTPIAEPMPSATKCAPTPKLSSTVPASPKPVAAKPAAAKPAASKPVSGFKSVAAPKPNPSQSSNVGFKPVAASGKKTGLAPGAPSRLASAPIPPPVSVPIVNSIPAPAPKPAPGPAAASASAPMPKPAAPKPPAPTGPAPVFAPAPAPAPVSSLGGMPKPTPIPDLGGSSLKGVAQTGGQRTAPRRGRGVMNPSTTARIPICADCTRQIRGPFVSALGKTWCPDHFVCSTVSCRRALIDMGFVEEQGSLHCEDCYEKYFAPICGKCDKRVKGDCLNAVGKQFHPECFCCAYCGKVFGSGAFYLEDGLPYCEADWNDLFTTKCVGCGFPIEAGDRWVEALNNNYHSQCFKCSKCHKNLEGQSFFAKGGKPFCKAHAQRGF, encoded by the exons GGGGGCGCCAACGTGGAAGCCGGCCGTGACGCCCCTGGCCCAAGTGAAGACGACTCCAGAGGGCGTGCCCGtcgccacctccacctccctcgcTGCCAACAAGCAG CCCGTCCGCTACATCGGCTCCAACCATAACAGTGTGGCGCGACCCTTTCCCGGCTTCACGGGCTCCCAACCTGcctacacccacactaccacctctcTAAAGAACACCCTCCACGAGGCGTCGGAAGGGTCCCCTGGTACTCCTATCAGTGGCACCTCCTCCAGAAGCACGTCAGGTAGCACCAGCCCTAGCAGCTGTCTTCCAGTCGCCGGCACCACTATATCTTTAAACAAAGAGAATGCCAAAAATTTTCTGAAGATGACCCTCGATAAAGAAAATGTTAACACCATAAATGTTCACACGACGGCGTACAAAAACCAGAAATCAAACAGTAATGAAAATATTTTCACAAGTCAGTTTCTGAATAACAATGGAGCTGTTGGTGGAAGCGGTGGGCACCAGAGGAAGTATTCTCTAGCCAGTAATACCTCCAGCTGCAGTAGTGACGCCGACCACGACTCCCTCACCAGACGCAATAATGAA GTAAATGGACAGCAGATAGTGAACACTCAATACAACACGCCCTTGAAGTTGTACAGCGACGACAACATCGCCGAGACGCTCTATGCCCAGGCTGAAGTGCTCGGCAAGGGATGTCTCGG AGTCAACTTTAAGAAGAATGAACGAGCTTACGACGGGAAGACTTCAGATGTTCTGCGGATGGTGCAGGAAATGGACAAAAGCCCTGCTCAGGAAAACGAAG ACAGCCCCTTGAGTGGTGGCGGGCCGAGCCCCACTGGCATTCGAAGTGTGCGTGCCCCACAGACCAAGGTGAAGCCTGAGGGTGTGCCTGATGCCTCATTAAGCACCAAGTGCTCCGAATGCGAGAGGCCCATTAT CGGCGTCTTCGTGCGCATAAAGAATAAGAACCTGCACGCAGACTGCTTCAAGTGTTCTACATGCGGTTCCTCACTCAAGAATGTGG GCTACTACAACATCAACGAAAAGCTGTACTGCGACGTGCATGCCAAGCAAGCTGCCCGTCACAATCCTCCAGGGCCCAACCTAGAGCCAATCATTGTAAAGCC CGGTGCCCCTGTACCAGCTGGTGCCATGCCTGCCTGCTTGGCCAAGGTGGCTCCTGCCCCTGCT CCCTTCAAGCCTCCTGTGGGTGGTGTGAGAATTATGCCCACGTCCTCCGTCCTCGCCCCAGGACCTATGCCCAAGTTCGCCCCAGTCCCCCCGCCTAAG CCCGAGCCAGTGGCCCAAGAAACCACATCAATACCAgccccagagccagaacctgaacCAGAGCCAGCAGTGGAACCCCAACCCGAGCCTGAATTCGAGCCGCAGCCCGAG CCTGTCGTCACCGAGCCTGAGCCAGTACCAGTTTCTGAACCTGTTGTGGAGGctgcacctgcacctgcaccCATCCAGTCTGAGCCCGAGCCTGCGCCCGAGCCCGCACCTGCGCCCGAG GCCGAGGTCGCTCCCACTGAGCCCCAGACAGAGGCTCTGCCTACAACTGAAGAGATTGCTCAACAGCAGGAATTATCACCACAGGCCAAGCCACAACTTGAAACTCAGCCTGTGGATAAGTCAGAACAAACAGAAATTGAGGCTAAACCAAagccagaaactgtattggaaacCCAGGCTGTATCGGAGCCAGAACCAGAGCCAAAGAATGAGGCTATTTCACAGCCAGAATTGGAATCAGAAACTGCAATAGAGCGTGAAGCCCCAGCTGAAGCTGAACCCAAAGCCACAGCAGAGCCGGAAACTGCAGAGGAATCTACATCAGAACCAGAACCTGTCGCTATTGCCGAGGAGTCTTCGCCAGTGGTGGTCCTGGCAGGGGAGCCTGTTGTGGCCCCATGCCCACCACCCCCCGTGCTTGAGGTAGAGTGGCGCATGTCCCCCACGCATGATACTGGCTGGGCCAGTGCCACAGTCTACCGTAGCTCAGCGTCCATACATACGCTGCTCCACAAA CCAGCGCCGGCCCCTGTTCCTGCCCCCATCTTTGCTCAGGCCCCCGCAGCGCCCATGGCGGCCCCTCCACCCACATTCACACCATTCAAAGCCCAGGCAGCCCCCGCGCACCATAAGGTACCATTTGGTGCCCCTGCTGGAAGCGTGGATGTGCGATCGCACATTCCCAAGAAAG GTGCACCCTTTGTGTGGCCGCCACCAAAGAAGGTGGATGCGGTGGAGGAGGGGCCCCGCTCGCCTGCTTGGGCGCCTGCGGGGGAACCTGTTTATGTGCCCAGACCAAAGCATGCAGCTGGTCCACCCCCAAAGAGGCCTCCCCTCTTGCCGACTCCACCACCTCCAAAAGATTACGATACCATGGTCATAAAGGCTTCCCCTCCCACCCAGCAACCTGCTAAACCTGCCAAAACtctcccagcttctgcttctgctccaGTAGTTGCTCCTACTCCTGCACCAAACCCTGTTGTAACTCCAGCATGCACAGTTCCCTCTTCACCTGGAAAGGGTAAAATAGACCCTCCGGCTTTTACGCCTATCGCTGAGCCAATGCCATCAGCGACCAAGTGTGCCCCTACCCCTAAGCTATCTTCTACTGTGCCTGCTTCCCCTAAGCCTGTTGCTGCTAAACCAGCTGCTGCTAAACCTGCTGCTTCAAAGCCTGTTAGTGGTTTTAAGTCTGTGGCAGCTCCGAAGCCAAATCCATCACAATCATCAAATGTTGGGTTTAAGCCTGTTGCAGCGTCAGGCAAAAAAACTGGTTTGGCCCCAGGAGCTCCCTCAAGACTTGCCTCTGCTCCTATCCCTCCCCCTGTTTCAGTTCCTATTGTTAATTCTATCCCAGCTCCTGCTCCTAAGCCTGCTCCAGGTCCAGCTGCAGCATCCGCATCAGCCCCAATGCCAAAACCTGCAGCCCCCAAGCCCCCCGCTCCCACAGGCCCTGCTCCGGTCTTCGCTCCAGCACCAGCCCCGGCTCCAGTTTCATCTCTGGGTGGAATGCCCAAGCCAACACCAATTCCAGACCTGGGTGGTAGTTCATTGAAGGGTGTTGCCCAGACTGGTGGGCAGAGGACTGCTCCTCGTCGAGGACGTGGTGTGATGAACCCATCTACTACTGCAAGGATACCCATATGTGCCGACTGTACACGTCAGATCAG gggcccatttgtttctgcattAGGCAAGACCTGGTGCCCAGATCACTTCGTCTGCTCCACTGTCAGCTGCCGTAGGGCCCTGATTGACATGGGCTTTGTGGAAGAGCAAGGTTCCCTTCACTGTGAAGACTGTTATGAAAAGTATTTTGCTCCCATCTGTGGAAAATGTGACAAGAGGGTGAAAGGG GATTGTCTTAATGCTGTTGGTAAACAGTTCCATCCGGAATGTTTCTGCTGTGCCTACTGTGGCAAGGTGTTTGGCTCTGGTGCCTTCTATCTGGAAGATGGGTTACCTTACTGTGAAGCTG ATTGGAATGACTTGTTCACGAccaagtgtgtggggtgtggttttcctATCGAGGCTGGTGACCGATGGGTAGAAGCCCTTAATAACAACTATCACAGTCAGTGCTTCAAGTGCTCG